One window from the genome of Mauremys mutica isolate MM-2020 ecotype Southern chromosome 4, ASM2049712v1, whole genome shotgun sequence encodes:
- the DIO2 gene encoding type II iodothyronine deiodinase isoform X1 gives MGLLSVDLLIALQILPVFFSNCLFLALYDSVILLKHMVLLLSRSKAARGEWRRMLTSEGLRCVWNSFLLDAYKQVKLGGEAPNSNVIHIANGSSSSSSRRKSVGGKYGTKCHLLDFANSERPLVVNFGSATUPPFTNQLSAFGKLVEEFSGVADFLLVYIDEAHPSDGWAAPGISPSSFEVRKHRNQEDRCAAAHQLLERFSLPSQCQVVADCMDNNANVAYGVSFERVCIVQRQKIAYLGGKGPFFYNLQEVRLWLEQNFSKRUNPA, from the exons atGGGTCTGTTAAGCGTGGATTTGCTGATCGCGCTTCAGATCTTGCCGGTTTTTTTCTCCAATTGCCTCTTTCTTGCACTCTACGACTCTGTGATCCTCCTGAAGCACATGGTGCTGCTCCTGAGTCGGTCTAAGGCTGCGCGTGGCGAGTGGCGAAGAATGCTGACCTCGGAGGGACTACGCTGCGTCTGGAATAGCTTCCTCCTAGATGCCTACAAACAG GTGAAATTGGGAGGAGAAGCCCCAAACTCCAATGTGATCCACATAGctaatggcagcagcagcagcagtagcagaaGAAAAAGTGTTGGTGGGAAATATGGAACCAAGTGCCACCTTCTGGACTTTGCCAATTCAGAGCGCCCGCTGGTGGTTAACTTTGGTTCAGCCACCTGACCCCCATTCACGAACCAGCTGTCGGCCTTCGGCAAGCTGGTGGAGGAGTTCTCAGGTGTGGCCGATTTCCTATTGGTCTACATCGATGAGGCTCATCCATCGGATGGCTGGGCCGCCCCTGGAATCTCTCCCTCCTCATTTGAGGTGAGGAAGCACAGGAACCAGGAAGACCGATGTGCTGCCGCTCACCAGCTCCTGGAGCGGTTTTCCTTGCCATCCCAGTGCCAAGTGGTAGCTGACTGCATGGACAATAATGCCAATGTGGCCTATGGGGTCTCCTTCGAGCGAGTGTGCATCGTGCAGAGACAGAAAATTGCCTACCTGGGGGGCAAGGGCCCCTTTTTCTACAACCTCCAGGAAGTCCGGCTTTGGCTGGAGCAAAACTTCAGCAAGAGATGAAATCCAGCCTGA
- the DIO2 gene encoding type II iodothyronine deiodinase isoform X2 translates to MGLLSVDLLIALQILPVFFSNCLFLALYDSVILLKHMVLLLSRSKAARGEWRRMLTSEGLRCVWNSFLLDAYKQVKLGGEAPNSNVIHIANGSSSSSSRRKSVGGKYGTKCHLLDFANSERPLVVNFGSATUPPFTNQLSAFGKLVEEFSGVADFLLVYIDEAHPSDGWAAPGISPSSFEVRKHRNQEDRCAAAHQLLERFSLPSQCQVVADCMDNNANVAYGVSFERVCIVQRQKIAYLGGKGPFFYNLQEVRLWLEQNFSKR, encoded by the exons atGGGTCTGTTAAGCGTGGATTTGCTGATCGCGCTTCAGATCTTGCCGGTTTTTTTCTCCAATTGCCTCTTTCTTGCACTCTACGACTCTGTGATCCTCCTGAAGCACATGGTGCTGCTCCTGAGTCGGTCTAAGGCTGCGCGTGGCGAGTGGCGAAGAATGCTGACCTCGGAGGGACTACGCTGCGTCTGGAATAGCTTCCTCCTAGATGCCTACAAACAG GTGAAATTGGGAGGAGAAGCCCCAAACTCCAATGTGATCCACATAGctaatggcagcagcagcagcagtagcagaaGAAAAAGTGTTGGTGGGAAATATGGAACCAAGTGCCACCTTCTGGACTTTGCCAATTCAGAGCGCCCGCTGGTGGTTAACTTTGGTTCAGCCACCTGACCCCCATTCACGAACCAGCTGTCGGCCTTCGGCAAGCTGGTGGAGGAGTTCTCAGGTGTGGCCGATTTCCTATTGGTCTACATCGATGAGGCTCATCCATCGGATGGCTGGGCCGCCCCTGGAATCTCTCCCTCCTCATTTGAGGTGAGGAAGCACAGGAACCAGGAAGACCGATGTGCTGCCGCTCACCAGCTCCTGGAGCGGTTTTCCTTGCCATCCCAGTGCCAAGTGGTAGCTGACTGCATGGACAATAATGCCAATGTGGCCTATGGGGTCTCCTTCGAGCGAGTGTGCATCGTGCAGAGACAGAAAATTGCCTACCTGGGGGGCAAGGGCCCCTTTTTCTACAACCTCCAGGAAGTCCGGCTTTGGCTGGAGCAAAACTTCAGCAAGAGATGA